Proteins encoded together in one Theileria parva strain Muguga chromosome 3 map unlocalized ctg_530, whole genome shotgun sequence window:
- a CDS encoding putative integral membrane protein yields MFYRLIYITILIIGLIECVFGINYVDVKNYNISRGVNVFHGRFGTDDKYFMFVGDLEPITQLRFGNELIFPNDTGSNNYNLFVEMFIKNNIKLVSFYVHTFHKGLLKEVKRKVIKLYSDTYSYISNEEFMFNIDKPILVSIDIGPRPKHPFITRFISEHDKSCVKKYYIVNKYHAFKFDGKSSPRYKFGYVYDLDHPVVVGYTKRPYLIEKCVMIEISKNFRFNCLFQLFYKYTTIILHDVNEQRYELRPILGKKHWFLKYYTDEMISNELNLNAIKFYGCYINNRGIPVVTLDISELASPEIFGIEKVTGTVNNWTYKLYKLKKKYENDYKIKMVLDSKIKRKNIYCQRNHYIKYNIEVYINSEETYVCNRYNLILENVIVKELRMYMKKTNEQKYSYVYIDDGIIVKMIDDLHPIKLDVTIDEEQPSLFEKKEISNKELTIYHFSIKETNDFGESILNKYVFGRVYQTTSFQFGNIPQEPFRKHRVMIVGDINTNKFIVRNKSTLDNLSTPQYQLFRLRI; encoded by the coding sequence atgttttatagactgatttatattacaattcTGATAATAGGATTGATTGAATGTGTCTTCGGAATTAATTATGTCGATGTCaagaattataatatatctCGTGGAGTTAATGTGTTTCATGGGAGATTTGGCACAGATgacaaatattttatgtttgTTGGTGATTTGGAACCAATTACTCAATTAAGATTCGGAAATGAATTGATATTTCCAAATGATACAggttcaaataattataacctatttgttgaaatgttcataaaaaataacattaagCTGGTATCATTTTATGTCCACACATTTCATAAAGGATTATTGAAAGAAGTAAAAAGAAAAgtcataaaattatattccGATACATACAGTTATATAAGTAATGAAGAATTTATGTTCAATATCGATAAACCAATTTTAGTATCAATTGATATAGGACCAAGACCCAAACATCCATTTATAACCAGGTTTATTTCTGAACATGATAAATCTTGTGTGAAAAAGTACTacattgttaataaataccatgcttttaaatttgatggAAAATCAAGCCCACGATATAAATTTGGATATGTTTATGATTTGGATCATCCTGTTGTTGTAGGTTATACAAAACGTCCATATTTGATTGAAAAGTGTGTGATGATAGAAATTTccaaaaattttagatttaacTGTTTATTTCaactattttataaatataccaCGATTATTCTACACGATGTAAATGAACAAAGGTATGAATTAAGGCCTATATTAGGTAAAAAACACtggtttttaaaatattatacgGATGAAATGATATCAAATGAACTAAATTTGAATGCAATCAAATTCTACGGatgttatataaataatagagGAATTCCTGTGGTTACACTTGACATATCAGAGCTTGCTAGTCCCGAAATATTTGGAATTGAAAAAGTTACGGGAACGGTGAATAATTGGAcatataaattgtataaattgaagaaaaagtatgaaaatgattataaaatcaaaatgGTACTTGATTCAAAAATCAAAAGAAAAAACATTTATTGTCAAAGAAACCACTATATTAAATACAATATAGAGGTTTACATAAATAGTGAAGAGACATATGTGTGTAATCGCTATAATCTAATATTAGAAAATGTGATTGTGAAAGAATTGAGAATGTATATGAAAAAAACAAATGAACAAAAATACAGTTACGTATATATTGATGATGGaataatagttaaaatGATAGACGACTTGCATCCGATAAAACTAGATGTTACAATAGATGAAGAACAACCATCTTTATTTGAGAAGAAGGAAATATCAAACAAAGAATTGAcaatatatcatttttcaATCAAGGAAACTAATGATTTCGGAGAATCCatattgaataaatatgtgtttGGGCGAGTTTATCAAACAACAAGTTTTCAATTTGGTAACATACCACAGGAACCTTTTAGAAAACACAGGGTGATGATTGTTGGAGACATAAATacgaataaatttatagtaaGGAACAAATCGACACTTGATAATTTGAGCACACCACAATATCAGTTGTTCCGACtaagaatataa